One region of Propionispora vibrioides genomic DNA includes:
- the rlmD gene encoding 23S rRNA (uracil(1939)-C(5))-methyltransferase RlmD — translation MKKNIATPPVKKGGIYSLDVVSLGHSGEGVGRVEDFTVFVPQALPGEKVKAKIIEVKKNYAKGVLLTVETASPRRTTAKCPIYKSCGGCQLQHLTYEGQLESKRQTVVDAITRIGKLDGVPVHATLGCTKPWYYRNKMQFPVGLADGAVVAGCFAQGTHTIIPTTECTIQHQANNVILQEVQAALHEFGISVYDENTGTGLVRHVLGRVGVATGEVMVVLVTAAKHLPHKEQIIDRLKNRIPGLVSVIQNVNGRKTNVIMGEETQTLWGRDTITDRLGDCSFAISARSFFQVNTTQAAVLYEKALEYADLSGQEVVIDAYCGTGTISLFLAQKAKKVYGIEIVEPAIRDARLNAERNQVENAEFIVGDAVDVLPRLFKEGLRPDVIVVDPPRAGCDRQVLETFVNMKPQRIVYVSCNPSSLARDLAVFNEQGYETREVQPVDMFPQTFHVECCVWLKRKHSL, via the coding sequence GTGAAAAAGAATATTGCTACTCCGCCGGTAAAAAAAGGCGGTATATACAGTCTGGATGTTGTCAGCCTGGGCCATAGTGGCGAAGGTGTTGGGCGGGTGGAGGACTTTACTGTTTTTGTACCGCAGGCATTGCCGGGAGAGAAAGTTAAGGCAAAAATCATAGAGGTTAAAAAGAATTATGCCAAGGGAGTATTGCTGACCGTTGAAACAGCCTCTCCCCGGCGAACAACTGCAAAATGTCCGATCTATAAGTCCTGTGGCGGCTGTCAACTGCAGCACCTTACCTATGAAGGACAATTGGAAAGTAAACGGCAGACTGTGGTTGATGCGATTACCCGGATTGGAAAGCTGGACGGAGTTCCTGTCCATGCTACTTTAGGGTGTACCAAACCCTGGTATTACCGAAATAAAATGCAGTTTCCCGTAGGTTTGGCAGATGGAGCCGTGGTGGCAGGTTGTTTTGCCCAAGGGACGCATACTATTATTCCTACGACCGAATGCACCATCCAGCACCAGGCGAACAATGTGATTCTGCAGGAAGTGCAAGCCGCCTTACATGAGTTTGGGATTAGCGTTTATGATGAAAATACCGGCACAGGTTTGGTGCGCCATGTATTGGGACGGGTAGGGGTGGCTACCGGCGAAGTGATGGTTGTCTTGGTTACTGCCGCTAAGCACCTGCCTCACAAAGAACAAATCATTGACCGATTGAAAAATCGCATTCCCGGTCTGGTGAGCGTCATTCAAAATGTAAATGGCCGGAAGACCAATGTCATTATGGGCGAGGAGACACAAACACTTTGGGGACGGGATACCATTACCGACCGTCTGGGAGATTGCAGTTTCGCCATTTCGGCCCGTTCTTTCTTTCAGGTGAATACTACACAGGCGGCAGTGCTCTATGAAAAAGCACTGGAGTACGCCGATCTTTCCGGTCAGGAAGTGGTCATTGACGCATACTGTGGGACAGGAACAATCAGCCTGTTTTTGGCGCAAAAGGCCAAGAAAGTATATGGAATAGAGATAGTGGAACCGGCAATTCGTGATGCCCGGCTTAATGCCGAGCGCAATCAAGTGGAGAACGCCGAATTTATCGTTGGTGATGCCGTGGACGTACTGCCGCGCTTGTTTAAAGAAGGCCTGCGACCGGACGTCATTGTCGTCGATCCGCCTCGTGCCGGCTGTGACCGTCAGGTACTGGAGACCTTTGTGAATATGAAACCTCAGCGTATTGTCTATGTATCCTGCAATCCATCCTCCCTCGCCAGGGATTTGGCGGTATTTAACGAGCAAGGATACGAAACCCGGGAAGTTCAGCCAGTGGATATGTTTCCTCAGACTTTTCACGTGGAGTGTTGCGTTTGGCTGAAAAGAAAACACAGCCTTTGA